A DNA window from Halopelagius inordinatus contains the following coding sequences:
- a CDS encoding aminotransferase class III-fold pyridoxal phosphate-dependent enzyme: protein MDRHAAEPTAEGLPGPNAEKWIDFHSEHAAPSEYSHEFVWDVTAEADGPFVTDVDGNVLLDFTCHIGAAPLGYNNEKILGKLREFDLVEPMKIAGQDMYFGSGPDPESTEFPGSSHLMKELCEVSDQYGMDTVFLSNSGAEAVENAMKISYDHTPEAKYGVAFEGSFHGRTFGTLSVTRSSEVYTRHYPEISGMQTVPFCVDRDCDAASCDCGFFTGAGSQFRRSLSPEGGHVNPDEVAFAVIEPIQGVGGYRFPSDEFMREVGDVTDEYDIPLVVDEIQSGVGRTGEMWASDHYPIEPDVIASAKGLRVGATISRKEMFPEEKNRLGSTFGGGDILSSMQGVFTLEAIEEHDLLDNATARGRQAKEMLRDGAPDHVADVRGKGLMLAVEFDTAERRDAVVEESLKRGLLTLGCGENTIRLLPPLDSTEREIELGVGIFAEAVEAAA from the coding sequence ATGGATAGACATGCCGCGGAGCCGACAGCGGAGGGTCTGCCCGGACCGAACGCCGAGAAGTGGATCGATTTCCACTCCGAACACGCGGCGCCGAGCGAGTACTCCCACGAGTTCGTCTGGGACGTGACCGCGGAGGCGGACGGGCCGTTCGTGACTGACGTGGACGGCAACGTCCTCCTCGATTTCACGTGCCACATCGGCGCGGCCCCGTTGGGCTACAACAACGAGAAGATTCTCGGGAAACTTCGGGAGTTCGACCTGGTCGAACCGATGAAGATAGCCGGACAGGACATGTACTTCGGTTCCGGCCCGGACCCCGAATCGACGGAGTTCCCCGGGTCGAGCCACCTGATGAAGGAACTCTGCGAGGTGTCCGACCAGTACGGGATGGACACCGTCTTCCTCTCGAACTCCGGCGCGGAGGCGGTGGAGAACGCGATGAAGATATCGTACGACCACACTCCCGAGGCGAAGTACGGCGTCGCCTTCGAGGGAAGTTTCCACGGCCGGACGTTCGGCACCCTGTCGGTGACACGGTCGAGCGAGGTGTACACCCGTCACTACCCCGAGATATCGGGGATGCAGACGGTTCCGTTCTGCGTGGACCGCGACTGCGACGCCGCGAGTTGCGACTGCGGGTTCTTCACGGGCGCGGGGTCGCAATTCCGCCGGAGTCTCTCCCCCGAGGGCGGGCACGTCAACCCCGACGAGGTGGCGTTCGCCGTGATAGAACCGATTCAAGGCGTCGGCGGCTATCGCTTCCCGAGCGACGAGTTCATGCGCGAAGTCGGCGACGTCACCGACGAGTACGACATCCCCCTCGTCGTCGACGAGATTCAATCGGGCGTCGGCCGGACGGGCGAGATGTGGGCCTCCGACCACTACCCCATCGAACCTGACGTCATCGCCAGCGCGAAAGGGCTCCGCGTCGGCGCGACCATCTCCCGAAAGGAGATGTTCCCCGAGGAGAAGAACCGCTTGGGGTCGACGTTCGGCGGCGGCGACATCCTCTCGTCGATGCAGGGCGTGTTCACCCTCGAAGCCATCGAAGAGCACGACCTGTTGGACAACGCGACGGCCCGCGGTCGGCAGGCAAAGGAGATGCTCCGCGACGGTGCCCCGGACCACGTGGCGGACGTCCGCGGGAAGGGCCTCATGCTCGCAGTGGAGTTCGACACCGCAGAGCGTAGAGACGCGGTCGTCGAGGAGTCGTTAAAACGCGGTCTCCTGACGCTCGGATGCGGGGAGAACACGATTCGACTGCTCCCGCCGTTGGACTCGACGGAACGCGAGATAGAACTCGGCGTCGGCATCTTCGCCGAGGCCGTCGAGGCGGCCGCCTGA